TGCTCGATGCAGCCACTCAGAGCTTCACCGACTACCTACCCGCGGAGGTCCGGCGCATGGTGGAGACCTCGCGAAGCGACGATGCCAGGGCGGCGGCGCGCGCGTTCATCGAGAAGCGCAACCCCGCGTGAGGCCGAGGGATGGTCTGGCCGGAGGAACCGAGGATGAGGAGTGACATGCAGGCACCGCTCGAGGGCATTCGCATAGTCGAGTTCGGGCACTACATCGCTGCACCGGCCGCGACTCAGATATTGGCCGACCTGGGCGCCGACGTCATCAAGGTGGAGCCGCCGGCAGGCGACCAAGCCAGGTCGATCGGAGCGTACGGCGATGGCATCGTCTGCGCCTACAACCGCGGCAAGCGGTCGGTTGCGCTCGACCTCAAGGACGACGATCAGCGTCGGATCGCTCTCGACCTGCTCGGCTCCGCCGACGTGTTGGTGCAGAACATGCGCGCCGGGGCGATGGATGGCCTCGGGCTCGGAGCCGAGGTCGTCACAGGGCTGAACCCGCGCCTGGTCTATGTGTCGGTCTCCGGTTTCAGCCGCCGCGGGCCCTCTGCCCGTCGGGCCGGGCTCGACATCGCCGCGCAGGCCGAGAGCGGCCTGATGTCGGTCACCGGTGAGCAGGACGGCGATCCGCAACGTGTCGGCATGCCGATCGCCGATGTGGGAGCAAGCTATGCGGTCGTCCAGGCCGTCCTGGCGGCGCTGTTCAGGCGGGAGCGCACAGGTCACGGCTCGGTCGCGGACGTGTCGCTCCTCGACGTGGCGATCCACATGCAGTCGGCCCAGTGGGGCGAATGGCACACCTCCGGGCAGGAGCCCCGCCGTAAGGGCAACGGGCAGGCGACCGTGGCGCCCGCAGCCGACCTCGTCACCACCGCGGACGGACAGATCGTCCTTTCGGCCTACACCGTCGAGCACTTCACCCGGCTGTGCCACTTCCTGGGCAAGCCATGGATGCTCCAGGACCCACGGTTCGCCGACAACCCCGCCCGCGTCGCACACCGCCGAGAGCTGCTCAGCGAGATCGGCTCCGTGCTCCAGCACCTGCCCACGGAGCGGTGCGTGGCGGAGCTCGGAAGCCTCGGGC
The sequence above is drawn from the Nocardioides albertanoniae genome and encodes:
- a CDS encoding CaiB/BaiF CoA transferase family protein, with the translated sequence MQAPLEGIRIVEFGHYIAAPAATQILADLGADVIKVEPPAGDQARSIGAYGDGIVCAYNRGKRSVALDLKDDDQRRIALDLLGSADVLVQNMRAGAMDGLGLGAEVVTGLNPRLVYVSVSGFSRRGPSARRAGLDIAAQAESGLMSVTGEQDGDPQRVGMPIADVGASYAVVQAVLAALFRRERTGHGSVADVSLLDVAIHMQSAQWGEWHTSGQEPRRKGNGQATVAPAADLVTTADGQIVLSAYTVEHFTRLCHFLGKPWMLQDPRFADNPARVAHRRELLSEIGSVLQHLPTERCVAELGSLGLVAAAVRRFSEVAAAPDVLMSGILTTGRDTDGRSFDVPFLPFTLEGVEVRPDLQVPTVGADQESVASR